A single genomic interval of Armigeres subalbatus isolate Guangzhou_Male chromosome 1, GZ_Asu_2, whole genome shotgun sequence harbors:
- the LOC134208127 gene encoding uncharacterized protein LOC134208127, whose product MMRPSRSRFLRCGARLDRGPSSNSVETVVRNVNIRKQNRPNANDGGPRLPWKSLPDPLPFMCVPALIRIYNIRNDAEVSRLITNRFHTDSRYVLLSVPGLDQVQCHSICINIIQNKTDSDAFARCMSLLNKQQGKMCPWHLSNKVQVEDCN is encoded by the exons ATG ATGCGCCCAAGTCGATCGCGGTTTCTTCGGTGTGGTGCTCGACTTGATCGTGGTCCCTCTTCAAACTCGGTTGAAACGGTTGTGCGAAATGTTAACATCCGGAAGC AAAATCGTCCAAACGCCAATGATGGTGGTCCAAGGCTCCCCTGGAAGTCTCTGCCGGATCCATTACCATTTATGTGTGTCCCTGCACTAATCCGAATATATAATATTCGCAACG ATGCTGAAGTAAGTCGATTAATCACAAATCGTTTTCATACCGATTCCCGTTATGTGCTGCTATCCGTTCCGGGATTGGACCAAGTGCAATGCCATTCGATATGTATCAACATAATTCAAAATAAAACCGACAGTGAT GCTTTCGCGCGGTGTATGTCTTTATTAAACAAACAACAAGGAAAAATGTGCCCGTGGCATCTAAGCAATAAGGTACAGGTAGAGGATTGTAATTAG